A single genomic interval of uncultured Desulfobacter sp. harbors:
- a CDS encoding ACT domain-containing protein: MKKMIISVLAKDRPGIIASVTSDLYELGCNLENVNQMILQNQFAGFFITQVPKSLSCETIRQELALKGEDQGLTIHVRPLEEETQAPVAEKEIFLITTSGPDQKGLVAQLSSIISSFNANIVNMKAVFMGGSNPNENVMSYQVLITKEIDAPAMFAALKQKAKELNLDIRIQHKNIFDVTNKI; encoded by the coding sequence ATGAAAAAAATGATAATATCCGTCCTGGCCAAAGACCGGCCGGGCATCATCGCAAGTGTCACGTCAGATCTGTATGAGTTGGGGTGTAATCTTGAAAACGTGAACCAGATGATCCTGCAAAACCAGTTTGCCGGTTTCTTTATAACCCAGGTCCCCAAAAGCCTATCCTGTGAAACCATTAGACAGGAGTTAGCCTTAAAAGGGGAAGACCAGGGACTGACCATCCATGTCAGACCCCTTGAGGAAGAGACCCAGGCGCCTGTGGCGGAAAAGGAAATTTTTCTAATCACCACCTCAGGCCCTGACCAGAAAGGCCTTGTAGCACAACTATCTTCCATTATCTCAAGTTTTAACGCCAATATCGTCAACATGAAAGCCGTGTTCATGGGTGGCTCCAACCCCAATGAGAATGTCATGTCCTACCAGGTTTTGATAACAAAAGAGATTGATGCCCCTGCCATGTTTGCCGCCCTTAAGCAAAAAGCAAAGGAATTGAACCTGGACATCCGTATCCAGCACAAAAATATTTTTGACGTGACCAACAAGATATAA
- a CDS encoding PFL family protein: MFEDQEIISTIEMVKNENLDVRAVTLGINLFDCISHDLNIFKKNIRKKIIGHAATLVETCDQVGEKYGIKVVNKRISISPIALVGASFSSEQMVEIAHELNDIAKTVNIDFIGGFSALVERGIAKGDQALIDAIPEALATTQRICASVNVATTKAGINMDAVLAMSRAIKKAAALTADEDGLACAKLCVFSNIPEDMPFMAGAYLGVGQADAVINVGVSGPGVVKRAIERNLSQQRLPLGRIAEIIKRTACKVTRVGELIGREVADILNIRFGVVDLSLAPTPTVGDSVGEIFQALGLSYIGVPGSTAALAMLNDAVKKGGAFASSHVGGLSGAFIPVSEDLNIAEAAQKGFLSVEKLEAMTCVCSVGLDMVAVPGDITEQVLAGIIADEMAIGMINAKTTATRIIPVPGKKAGDNVNFGGLLGKASIMDVPHLDLEDIFVEYGGHIPAPIHSLKN; this comes from the coding sequence GTGTTTGAAGATCAGGAAATTATCTCCACCATAGAGATGGTAAAAAATGAAAATCTGGACGTGCGGGCAGTTACCTTAGGAATAAACCTGTTTGACTGTATTTCCCACGACCTGAATATATTCAAAAAAAATATTCGCAAAAAAATCATCGGCCATGCAGCCACGCTGGTGGAGACCTGTGACCAGGTGGGTGAAAAATACGGTATAAAGGTGGTCAACAAGCGTATTTCCATCTCTCCCATTGCCCTGGTGGGCGCATCTTTTTCATCTGAGCAGATGGTGGAGATTGCCCATGAACTCAATGACATTGCCAAAACCGTAAATATTGATTTCATCGGCGGCTTTTCAGCCCTGGTGGAAAGAGGCATTGCCAAAGGCGACCAGGCGTTGATTGACGCTATCCCGGAAGCGCTGGCCACCACCCAGCGGATCTGCGCATCGGTAAATGTGGCCACCACCAAGGCCGGCATTAATATGGATGCCGTGCTTGCCATGTCCAGGGCTATTAAAAAGGCTGCTGCGCTTACGGCGGATGAAGACGGCCTGGCCTGTGCCAAGCTGTGTGTTTTTTCAAATATTCCCGAGGATATGCCGTTTATGGCAGGTGCCTATCTTGGGGTGGGCCAGGCAGACGCCGTGATCAATGTCGGGGTGTCCGGGCCCGGCGTGGTCAAACGCGCCATTGAAAGAAACCTGTCCCAGCAGCGCTTGCCCCTTGGCCGCATTGCCGAAATTATCAAACGTACTGCCTGCAAGGTCACCCGGGTGGGAGAACTCATCGGCAGGGAGGTGGCGGATATCCTTAATATCCGATTTGGCGTGGTGGATCTTTCCCTTGCCCCGACCCCCACGGTAGGTGACAGTGTGGGCGAAATCTTCCAGGCCCTGGGTCTTTCCTATATTGGTGTGCCCGGCTCCACCGCAGCGCTTGCCATGCTCAATGATGCGGTGAAAAAAGGCGGTGCCTTTGCCTCGTCCCATGTGGGCGGGCTGTCCGGTGCTTTTATTCCTGTCAGTGAAGACCTTAACATTGCCGAGGCGGCACAAAAAGGATTTCTCTCCGTGGAAAAACTGGAAGCCATGACCTGTGTATGTTCCGTGGGGCTTGATATGGTGGCGGTGCCCGGAGATATTACAGAGCAGGTGCTAGCCGGCATCATTGCCGATGAAATGGCAATTGGTATGATCAATGCCAAAACCACGGCCACGCGCATTATCCCGGTGCCCGGTAAAAAAGCAGGGGACAACGTCAATTTTGGCGGGCTTTTGGGCAAGGCCAGTATCATGGATGTGCCCCACCTTGACCTTGAAGATATTTTTGTGGAATACGGCGGGCATATACCGGCACCCATTCACAGCCTAAAAAATTAG
- the rsmB gene encoding 16S rRNA (cytosine(967)-C(5))-methyltransferase RsmB translates to MTADPRYLAFTLIEAGQRPTLPLDRAIEDAAQKLERLSQKDKGLCHAIVFGVFRHRGRIDQLICHGSKLAFDRIDPKVKTILRIGIFQLVFLDRVPDFAAINTSIELAKPICGKKASGFINAVLRNISRSHTAVALPCSQKNLVGHLTAAFSIPPWLGKRWAARYGKEKTLALAGTLMELPPLTLRVNPRKISREDLTANFERAGITAQTTRFSPLGIQIRTSGIAIPDLPGFHEGLFQVQDEAAQLAVQLLDPKPGENILDACAGLGTKTCHMALEMDNTGSITANDTGESKAERLNSEAGRLDIDIIRNTHVDMTRAGFNDFSSYFDRVLVDAPCTGLGVLARNPDSRWKRRSKDIMRMAALQKKILNGSANVVAPGGVLVYAVCSCEPEETTQVIQRFLDKRKDFAPDFSGFEEHLPFFYESGSKTFNKTTFPDHLDMDGFFMARMRRNK, encoded by the coding sequence ATGACCGCTGATCCACGTTATCTCGCCTTTACCCTGATTGAAGCAGGGCAAAGGCCTACCCTGCCCCTTGACCGTGCCATTGAGGATGCGGCACAAAAGCTTGAACGTTTAAGTCAAAAGGATAAAGGGCTTTGCCATGCCATTGTGTTCGGGGTGTTCAGGCACAGGGGACGCATTGATCAATTAATTTGCCACGGCTCGAAACTCGCCTTTGACCGCATTGATCCCAAAGTAAAAACCATATTGCGCATTGGGATATTCCAGCTTGTTTTCCTGGACAGAGTCCCGGATTTTGCAGCCATTAATACCAGTATTGAACTTGCAAAACCGATCTGCGGTAAAAAGGCGTCAGGGTTTATTAATGCGGTTTTGCGCAATATATCCAGGTCACACACGGCCGTTGCCCTGCCCTGTTCTCAAAAAAATTTAGTTGGTCACCTTACGGCTGCGTTTTCCATACCACCTTGGCTTGGTAAACGCTGGGCAGCAAGATATGGCAAAGAAAAGACATTGGCACTTGCCGGCACTTTGATGGAGTTGCCCCCGCTTACCCTCAGGGTCAATCCACGCAAAATCAGCCGGGAAGACCTGACGGCAAATTTTGAACGCGCAGGGATTACAGCCCAAACAACACGGTTCAGTCCTTTAGGCATTCAGATCCGGACATCGGGCATTGCCATACCTGATCTGCCCGGCTTTCATGAAGGCCTGTTCCAGGTTCAGGATGAAGCGGCCCAGCTTGCCGTGCAGCTTTTAGACCCCAAACCCGGGGAAAATATTCTGGATGCCTGTGCAGGACTGGGCACCAAAACCTGCCACATGGCCCTTGAAATGGATAACACAGGCAGCATCACCGCCAATGATACCGGCGAAAGCAAAGCCGAGCGCTTAAACAGCGAAGCCGGGCGTCTGGACATTGATATTATCCGTAACACCCATGTGGACATGACCCGGGCAGGGTTCAATGATTTTTCATCCTATTTTGACCGGGTGCTTGTGGATGCGCCATGTACAGGTTTAGGTGTCCTTGCCAGAAACCCGGACAGCCGCTGGAAAAGAAGATCAAAAGACATTATGCGCATGGCAGCCCTGCAGAAAAAAATCCTTAACGGTTCCGCCAATGTGGTTGCCCCCGGAGGGGTGCTGGTCTATGCGGTCTGCTCCTGCGAACCCGAAGAGACAACCCAGGTCATTCAGCGGTTTTTAGACAAAAGAAAAGATTTTGCCCCGGATTTTTCAGGGTTTGAAGAACATCTGCCTTTTTTCTACGAATCCGGGTCTAAGACATTTAATAAAACAACCTTTCCTGACCATCTTGACATGGACGGCTTTTTCATGGCCAGGATGCGGAGAAATAAATAG
- the rpe gene encoding ribulose-phosphate 3-epimerase, which produces MTLIAPSILSADFTRLGEEVKAVEKAGADWIHIDVMDGQFVPNISYGPIVVEACKRSTDMVLDVHLMIETPDARIPDFAKAGADYISVHAEACPHLHRSLQLIKSLGPKAGVALNPATPLSSIEYVIDLLDFVLIMSVNPGFGGQKFIDSSLNKITALSKMLSDAGSNAVIQVDGGVNNDTMEAVTRAGARCFVAGSAIFNTPDYKKTIDGLRTLSEKGKK; this is translated from the coding sequence ATGACACTGATCGCCCCTTCCATTCTGTCTGCTGATTTCACCCGTTTGGGGGAAGAGGTCAAAGCAGTGGAAAAAGCCGGTGCAGACTGGATTCACATTGATGTTATGGATGGACAGTTTGTACCCAACATTTCCTACGGTCCTATTGTTGTAGAGGCCTGCAAACGTTCCACGGATATGGTGCTGGACGTTCACCTGATGATTGAGACCCCCGATGCCCGGATTCCGGATTTTGCCAAAGCCGGGGCCGACTACATCAGCGTCCATGCCGAAGCATGCCCCCATCTGCACCGAAGTCTGCAACTGATAAAAAGTTTGGGACCAAAAGCCGGCGTTGCCCTGAATCCGGCCACGCCGTTATCGTCCATTGAATATGTCATTGATCTGCTGGATTTTGTCCTTATTATGAGCGTCAATCCCGGTTTCGGCGGCCAAAAGTTTATTGACTCCAGCTTAAATAAAATCACCGCGTTGTCTAAAATGCTGTCTGATGCAGGCTCCAATGCTGTGATCCAGGTGGACGGCGGCGTTAACAATGATACCATGGAAGCCGTTACAAGGGCCGGTGCACGTTGTTTTGTGGCGGGATCTGCCATTTTTAATACGCCTGACTATAAAAAAACCATAGACGGACTTCGCACGCTTTCTGAAAAAGGCAAGAAATGA
- the def gene encoding peptide deformylase, whose amino-acid sequence MAILDIVTFPEPSLKKSSVPVETIDDELKKLIEDMGETMFHEPGVGLAAPQVGINRRVIVYDPHAGEEQKDPEDKTFTALINPEILTKSKETFISEKEGCLSVVDYRADVRRHASVTVRAMNIDGETVEFDSHGLMSVIMQHEIDHLDGILFIDRISALKRAMYKKKRLKQLKKKK is encoded by the coding sequence ATGGCTATTCTTGATATTGTCACGTTTCCCGAACCCTCATTAAAAAAGTCATCCGTACCTGTTGAAACCATTGATGACGAGTTAAAAAAATTGATTGAGGATATGGGGGAGACCATGTTTCATGAACCGGGCGTCGGCCTTGCCGCCCCCCAGGTCGGGATCAATCGCCGGGTTATTGTTTATGACCCCCATGCAGGAGAGGAACAAAAAGACCCTGAAGACAAAACATTTACCGCACTTATTAATCCTGAGATCCTAACCAAATCCAAAGAGACCTTTATCTCTGAAAAAGAAGGATGCTTAAGTGTTGTTGACTACAGGGCCGATGTCAGGCGGCATGCAAGTGTCACTGTACGCGCCATGAATATTGACGGCGAAACCGTTGAATTTGATTCCCACGGGCTTATGTCCGTTATCATGCAGCATGAAATTGACCACCTTGACGGTATTCTGTTTATTGACAGGATTTCTGCATTGAAACGGGCTATGTATAAGAAGAAACGGTTAAAGCAATTGAAAAAGAAAAAATGA
- the fmt gene encoding methionyl-tRNA formyltransferase — protein sequence MKNIRIVFMGTPEFSVPALKTLAKEPGFDVLLAVTQPDRPKGRGKKLSPSAVKQAALDLGIDVYQPEKINTPEGIERIAGLEPDYFVVVAFGQILSRQVLDLAKTYPINIHASLLPKYRGAAPIQAAVLNMDEQTGVTTMVMAEKMDAGDILLMETTAVDPEDTASTLHDRLSQMGADLIIKTIHGIEQKKITPVPQDHSKASYVSMLKKSDGRINWNGSARSVCAHINAMTPWPGAFTELCGKRLKIFKAVVSSAPMPTSALPGTIVSCSDKDLFVAAGDGVVQVLELMGSSGKRLDVAAFLCGNKIDLPACFK from the coding sequence ATGAAAAATATCCGCATCGTTTTCATGGGAACCCCGGAATTTTCTGTCCCGGCGTTAAAGACCCTGGCAAAAGAGCCGGGGTTTGACGTTTTACTGGCAGTGACACAGCCGGACCGGCCCAAAGGTCGTGGAAAAAAGCTCAGTCCTTCCGCAGTCAAGCAGGCCGCACTGGACCTTGGCATTGACGTTTACCAGCCTGAAAAAATAAACACCCCGGAAGGAATAGAGCGGATTGCAGGTCTTGAACCGGACTATTTTGTCGTGGTGGCCTTTGGCCAGATCCTTTCACGGCAGGTACTGGATCTGGCCAAAACCTATCCTATAAATATCCATGCCTCCCTTTTGCCGAAATACCGGGGTGCGGCCCCCATCCAGGCGGCTGTTTTAAATATGGATGAACAGACCGGTGTGACCACCATGGTCATGGCTGAAAAAATGGATGCAGGGGATATTCTGTTGATGGAGACAACGGCTGTGGACCCTGAAGATACTGCATCAACCCTGCATGACAGGTTATCGCAAATGGGGGCCGATCTTATTATTAAAACCATCCACGGTATTGAACAAAAAAAAATCACCCCCGTTCCCCAGGATCATTCAAAAGCCAGCTATGTATCCATGCTTAAAAAGTCGGACGGCCGCATAAACTGGAACGGCAGTGCAAGGTCTGTCTGCGCCCACATCAATGCCATGACACCCTGGCCCGGGGCCTTTACGGAACTTTGCGGTAAACGCCTTAAAATTTTTAAAGCTGTTGTTTCATCCGCACCCATGCCAACATCCGCCCTGCCGGGCACCATTGTAAGCTGCAGCGATAAAGACCTGTTTGTGGCTGCGGGAGATGGTGTTGTCCAGGTGCTTGAACTGATGGGAAGCTCAGGAAAACGTCTTGATGTAGCTGCGTTTCTTTGTGGAAATAAAATTGATCTGCCGGCCTGTTTTAAATGA
- a CDS encoding FAD-dependent oxidoreductase, giving the protein MGKHLALIGGGHAHMMILDNLKTIVDKGIKVTVIAPSSHHYYSGMGPGMLGGRYSPDDIRFATEDVVTKQGGTFICDRVVKMDPKAKEIFTEAGKTVGYDVACCNAGSYIPMDTVPGQLENIYPVKPIEKLWDAAQTLKMLFREKRISVSIVGGGPSSAEVAGNVLELAQRTNGFTPEIRIFARSGLMSGFPESVRSRVFSILKKKGVLIHEQAPVKAVGPGSIQLASGQSYTTDFIFMATGVRPSTIFEDSGLPVGPDKGLLVNRFLQSVAYPEIFGGGDCICFQETPLTKVGVYAVRQNPVLLNNVVAALEEKPLMPFDPGPEYLLIFNLGGCTGVLKKKGLVFGGKLAFMIKDYIDRRFIKQFQAIEKNL; this is encoded by the coding sequence ATGGGAAAACATCTTGCTTTAATCGGCGGTGGGCACGCCCACATGATGATTCTGGATAACCTGAAAACAATTGTAGACAAGGGGATCAAGGTTACGGTGATCGCTCCGTCCTCCCATCATTATTATTCAGGCATGGGGCCTGGTATGCTTGGGGGGCGATACAGCCCTGACGACATCCGGTTTGCCACAGAAGATGTGGTGACCAAACAGGGGGGCACCTTTATTTGTGACCGCGTGGTTAAAATGGATCCCAAGGCAAAAGAAATTTTTACGGAAGCCGGGAAAACTGTCGGGTATGATGTGGCCTGCTGCAATGCCGGTTCCTATATCCCCATGGATACGGTTCCGGGGCAACTTGAAAACATATATCCGGTCAAGCCCATTGAAAAGCTGTGGGATGCGGCCCAAACGCTGAAAATGTTGTTCAGGGAAAAAAGGATTAGTGTCTCAATCGTGGGGGGCGGTCCCTCTTCGGCGGAAGTGGCCGGCAATGTCCTTGAGCTTGCCCAACGGACAAACGGTTTCACGCCGGAAATACGGATTTTTGCAAGGAGCGGTCTTATGTCAGGGTTTCCTGAATCGGTAAGATCAAGGGTATTTTCCATTCTTAAAAAAAAGGGGGTACTCATTCATGAACAGGCCCCTGTCAAAGCGGTGGGGCCCGGATCAATTCAACTTGCCTCCGGCCAATCCTATACCACGGACTTCATCTTCATGGCCACAGGGGTCCGGCCGTCAACCATCTTTGAGGATTCCGGTCTTCCCGTTGGCCCGGATAAAGGCCTTCTGGTCAACCGGTTTCTACAGTCCGTGGCATACCCTGAAATTTTCGGGGGTGGGGATTGTATCTGTTTCCAGGAAACGCCGTTGACCAAGGTCGGGGTCTACGCCGTCAGGCAAAACCCTGTCCTTCTTAACAACGTCGTGGCAGCCCTTGAAGAAAAACCGTTGATGCCCTTTGATCCCGGGCCAGAGTATCTTCTCATTTTCAATCTGGGGGGCTGCACCGGGGTATTAAAGAAAAAAGGGTTGGTCTTTGGCGGAAAGCTCGCATTCATGATCAAGGACTATATTGACAGACGGTTCATAAAACAATTTCAAGCTATTGAAAAAAACTTATAA
- a CDS encoding radical SAM protein, protein MTDVVLVAPPIREFYLTKKRTIPYGLACIAKELEKAGFSSTIIDALARDKSKIIEYPEEFHHLVPHYGRTDITFFSLFHHYRHFGYSFEHIANLTRQEKPFLVGISALFTPYWGQALDTARAVKRFWPNAFIVLGGHHVTQFPKNCLEYSEIDFLIQGEGEIPMVQLARLLKDQTPGTLPEAADLNQISGIGFRHGNDIVLNPPFWADSPHGLDQNALDKIDWHFYQRNKKAAITIVASRGCPFSCSYCAVSAAGNYADFRMRPVKDVLDEIKLQAESKQIGFIDFEDENLTLKKSWVMELLEGIQQIFKGQEVELRAMNGLFPPSLDTEILTAMKAAGFKTLNLSVGSFCAAQLKRFKRPDVRQAHDRVLDIAKDLNMDCVSYLLGAAPGQTAETTLNDLLALAARRTIAGLSIYYPAPGSVDYALCEKQQLLPHDFSLMRSTVFPVADTTSRREAVTLLRLARILNFLKSYVDQHGILPNSFSSQDISDIENSCHGKMDRHKASLLLIRLFLTDAIPRGMDHEGRIYHHPHSTDLCKNFISFFQ, encoded by the coding sequence ATGACGGATGTTGTCTTAGTTGCCCCGCCCATCCGGGAATTTTATCTAACAAAAAAGCGTACCATTCCCTACGGGCTCGCCTGTATTGCCAAAGAGTTAGAAAAAGCCGGATTTTCGTCTACCATCATTGATGCGCTTGCCAGGGATAAATCAAAAATCATTGAATACCCGGAAGAGTTCCATCACCTGGTTCCCCATTATGGAAGAACCGATATTACGTTTTTTTCTTTGTTCCACCATTACAGGCACTTTGGCTACAGTTTTGAACACATTGCAAATTTGACCAGGCAGGAAAAACCTTTTTTAGTGGGCATTTCCGCCTTGTTCACCCCCTATTGGGGCCAGGCCCTGGACACGGCAAGGGCGGTGAAACGATTCTGGCCCAACGCCTTTATCGTACTGGGCGGCCACCATGTCACACAGTTTCCCAAAAACTGCCTTGAATACAGCGAAATTGACTTTCTCATCCAGGGAGAGGGCGAGATACCCATGGTACAGCTTGCACGGCTGCTAAAGGACCAAACGCCCGGCACTTTACCTGAAGCCGCTGATTTAAACCAAATCAGCGGCATCGGTTTCAGGCATGGCAATGATATTGTACTCAATCCGCCTTTTTGGGCCGATTCTCCCCATGGGCTTGACCAAAATGCGTTGGATAAAATTGACTGGCACTTTTACCAACGCAATAAAAAAGCCGCCATCACCATTGTGGCCTCCAGGGGGTGTCCTTTTTCCTGTTCCTATTGCGCAGTGTCTGCAGCCGGCAATTATGCGGATTTTCGAATGCGTCCGGTTAAAGATGTCCTTGATGAAATTAAATTACAGGCAGAGTCCAAACAGATCGGATTCATTGATTTTGAGGACGAAAACTTAACCCTTAAAAAATCATGGGTAATGGAACTTCTGGAGGGCATCCAACAGATATTCAAGGGACAAGAGGTTGAACTGCGCGCCATGAACGGGCTTTTCCCCCCATCCCTTGATACGGAAATCCTGACAGCCATGAAAGCAGCCGGGTTCAAAACTCTGAACCTGTCCGTGGGCTCTTTTTGTGCAGCCCAATTAAAGCGCTTTAAACGCCCTGATGTAAGACAGGCCCATGACAGGGTACTGGACATAGCCAAGGATCTGAATATGGATTGTGTCTCTTATCTTCTTGGGGCCGCGCCCGGTCAGACAGCCGAGACCACCTTAAATGATCTTTTGGCACTTGCGGCCAGAAGAACCATTGCAGGCCTGTCCATTTATTATCCAGCCCCGGGCAGTGTTGATTATGCCCTGTGTGAAAAACAGCAATTGCTGCCCCATGATTTTTCCTTAATGCGCTCCACAGTTTTTCCAGTGGCAGATACAACGTCCAGGCGTGAAGCCGTAACGCTTTTACGCCTGGCAAGAATCTTAAATTTTCTTAAATCCTATGTGGATCAACATGGTATTTTGCCTAACTCATTTAGTTCCCAAGACATTTCAGACATCGAAAACAGCTGCCACGGAAAAATGGATCGACACAAGGCCAGCCTCCTTTTAATCCGCCTGTTTTTAACAGACGCGATTCCCAGAGGAATGGATCATGAGGGCCGCATTTACCATCATCCCCACAGTACGGATTTATGTAAAAATTTTATAAGTTTTTTTCAATAG
- a CDS encoding rhodanese-like domain-containing protein, producing the protein MKWMQFFTPVKSISPKEAREYVVKHPDEDFTLLDVRQDSEYQEEHLPGAVLIPLPQLSDRLKEIDAEKPVLVYCAIGGRSRVAAQMLSGKGFKKVYNMSGGIKAWQGNKAVGPQDLGLHVFSDMENPCDVLKTAYSLEQGLREFYLGMEKKSDRKEVKSLFATLAEIEIKHQEEILAAYGEYCTEPADRQTFELEVETHAMEGGLSTEEYMALFDPDLSSEKDVISLAMSIEAQAHDLYMRLGTRLENIQAKEAVNKIANDEKKHLESLGRLMDTL; encoded by the coding sequence ATGAAGTGGATGCAGTTTTTTACTCCGGTCAAATCAATTAGTCCAAAAGAAGCCCGGGAGTATGTTGTAAAGCACCCTGACGAAGATTTTACCCTTCTGGATGTCCGCCAGGATTCGGAATACCAGGAGGAGCATCTGCCCGGCGCCGTACTCATTCCTTTGCCCCAGCTTTCCGACCGCTTAAAGGAAATTGACGCTGAAAAGCCGGTCCTTGTATACTGCGCCATTGGCGGGCGCAGCCGGGTTGCCGCCCAGATGCTGTCTGGAAAAGGATTCAAAAAAGTCTACAACATGTCAGGCGGAATCAAGGCCTGGCAGGGAAACAAGGCCGTGGGGCCCCAGGATTTGGGCCTGCATGTTTTCAGCGATATGGAAAACCCCTGCGATGTATTGAAAACCGCCTATTCCCTGGAACAGGGGTTGCGCGAATTTTATCTTGGGATGGAAAAAAAGAGCGATCGAAAAGAAGTAAAATCCCTTTTTGCAACACTTGCAGAAATAGAAATCAAGCACCAGGAAGAAATCCTGGCAGCCTACGGTGAATACTGTACAGAACCTGCGGACAGGCAGACCTTTGAGCTTGAGGTCGAGACTCATGCCATGGAAGGCGGACTTTCCACGGAAGAGTATATGGCGCTTTTTGACCCTGATCTTTCTTCGGAAAAGGATGTGATTTCCCTTGCCATGTCCATTGAAGCCCAGGCCCATGACCTCTATATGAGGCTGGGGACACGGCTTGAAAATATTCAGGCAAAGGAAGCTGTGAACAAAATCGCAAATGATGAAAAAAAGCATCTTGAAAGTTTGGGCCGGTTAATGGACACTCTTTAA
- a CDS encoding bifunctional riboflavin kinase/FAD synthetase — translation MELIEDLNQIKAPFNNAVITIGNFDGVHKGHQALLNQVIEKGARIGGTCIAMTFEPHPLRALGLSSPPLITRRDQKIELIEASGIDVLLCLPFDKAFAQIPAREFIEDILVKKIGMKTIIIGPDYNFGKNRSGNVGLLKTMGGELGYETIIPDWIKDVETGTERISSTIIRKLVMDGHVDRAKHYLGRFYQIRGKVIKGRERGGSLLGCPTANIKLHDELCPKFGVYAVTVETIHGNFKGVANIGFSPTFGDGMFTIEVHIFDFKEDIYGSRIRVNMVKRLRDEIKFSNIEQLSAQIRKDIQKAKEILK, via the coding sequence ATGGAATTAATTGAAGATCTAAATCAAATTAAGGCCCCCTTTAATAACGCTGTTATTACCATTGGTAATTTTGACGGTGTGCACAAAGGTCACCAGGCGCTGTTGAACCAGGTGATTGAAAAGGGAGCCCGGATTGGCGGCACCTGCATAGCCATGACATTTGAACCGCATCCGTTAAGAGCCCTGGGCCTTTCCAGCCCCCCTCTGATTACCCGGCGGGACCAGAAAATTGAACTGATAGAAGCCTCGGGCATAGACGTGCTGCTTTGCTTGCCCTTTGACAAAGCCTTTGCACAGATACCGGCCCGGGAATTCATTGAAGATATTCTTGTAAAAAAGATCGGTATGAAAACCATTATTATCGGTCCTGACTATAACTTTGGAAAAAACAGGAGCGGCAATGTTGGGCTGCTCAAAACAATGGGTGGAGAACTTGGGTATGAGACCATTATACCTGACTGGATAAAGGATGTTGAAACCGGCACTGAGCGCATTTCCAGCACAATAATCAGGAAACTTGTAATGGACGGCCATGTGGATCGGGCAAAGCACTACCTTGGGCGGTTTTACCAAATCCGGGGAAAAGTTATAAAGGGCCGCGAACGCGGGGGCAGTCTGCTTGGATGTCCCACGGCCAATATAAAACTACATGATGAACTGTGCCCTAAGTTCGGGGTCTATGCGGTAACGGTTGAAACCATCCATGGCAACTTCAAGGGTGTGGCCAATATTGGTTTTTCCCCGACCTTTGGAGACGGGATGTTTACCATTGAAGTTCATATTTTTGATTTTAAAGAAGATATATACGGCTCTCGGATACGTGTTAATATGGTGAAACGACTCCGGGATGAAATTAAATTTTCAAATATCGAGCAACTGTCTGCTCAGATCAGAAAAGATATTCAAAAGGCAAAGGAAATTTTAAAATAA